In a single window of the Helicobacter felis ATCC 49179 genome:
- the ggt gene encoding gamma-glutamyltransferase translates to MVRVWRVAVVLWASVGIASSVLAASLPPIKGRALALSSHPLADKIGQKVLDEGGNAIDAAVAMGYALAVVHPVAGNLGGGGFAVIHLANGENITLDFREKAPLGASRNMYLDKNGNVIPKLSTDGYLAAGVPGTVAGLEAMLKKYGTKKRAVLIQPAIELAQKGFRLTQRQGETMLDAKPRFAKYASSRKYFLKKGLVAYSAGDLLVQKDLAKTLTLIKNGGAQAFYKGPIADLIAKDMAKNGGIITKKDLASYQVVWRKPIEGSYRGYKIISMAPPSSGGTHIIEMLNTMENANIHDLGFGSSKTIHIMAEAMRQAYADRSVFMGDPDFIDVPTARLTDKDYAKKIYQGIPKDKALDSAKINPGLGQIHEGKNTTHYSVADKWGNAVSITYTINDYYGSAAAINGAGFLLNNEMDDFSIKPGVPNLYGLVGGDANAIEPGKRPLSSMSPTIVLKQNKVFMVVGSPGGARIITTVLQVISNVIDHGMNISQAVSAPRFHMQWLPDEIRTEPFGMVKDVQENLEKMGYKIVVKPVMGDVNAIVVDQKSRLMYGAQDPRKEF, encoded by the coding sequence ATGGTGAGAGTATGGCGTGTAGCGGTGGTGCTATGGGCAAGTGTGGGGATAGCTAGCAGTGTTCTTGCGGCAAGTTTACCCCCCATTAAGGGCAGAGCGTTAGCTCTCTCTAGTCATCCTTTAGCAGATAAAATCGGACAAAAGGTTTTAGATGAGGGAGGGAATGCGATCGATGCGGCAGTAGCAATGGGTTATGCCCTAGCGGTGGTGCATCCGGTGGCGGGCAATTTAGGCGGGGGTGGGTTTGCAGTAATTCACCTAGCCAATGGAGAGAATATTACTTTAGATTTTAGAGAAAAAGCTCCGCTTGGAGCGAGCAGAAACATGTATTTAGATAAAAATGGCAATGTGATTCCTAAGCTAAGCACGGATGGCTATTTGGCTGCTGGAGTTCCGGGCACTGTGGCAGGATTAGAAGCCATGCTCAAAAAATACGGCACAAAAAAGCGCGCGGTGTTGATCCAGCCTGCGATTGAGCTAGCACAAAAGGGTTTTAGACTCACCCAAAGGCAGGGAGAAACCATGCTAGATGCCAAACCTCGCTTTGCCAAATATGCCAGCAGTCGCAAGTATTTTCTTAAAAAGGGTTTGGTCGCCTATAGCGCAGGGGATCTCTTGGTGCAAAAAGATTTGGCTAAAACCCTCACTTTGATTAAAAATGGCGGAGCACAGGCTTTCTATAAAGGTCCTATCGCTGATCTGATCGCAAAAGATATGGCTAAAAATGGAGGAATTATCACTAAAAAAGATTTGGCTAGTTACCAAGTGGTGTGGCGCAAACCCATTGAAGGGAGTTATCGGGGCTATAAAATCATCTCTATGGCACCTCCTAGCTCTGGAGGGACACATATCATAGAAATGCTAAACACAATGGAAAATGCTAATATCCATGACTTGGGCTTTGGCTCTAGCAAGACTATTCATATTATGGCGGAGGCGATGCGCCAAGCCTATGCCGATCGCTCCGTGTTTATGGGCGATCCAGACTTCATTGATGTGCCCACAGCTAGACTTACCGACAAGGATTATGCAAAGAAGATTTATCAAGGCATTCCCAAAGATAAGGCATTGGACAGCGCAAAAATTAACCCCGGTTTGGGACAAATCCATGAGGGCAAGAACACCACGCATTACTCTGTTGCAGACAAATGGGGTAATGCGGTAAGTATCACCTACACCATTAATGATTACTATGGCAGTGCAGCAGCGATAAATGGCGCGGGCTTTTTACTTAATAATGAAATGGATGATTTCTCTATCAAGCCCGGTGTGCCCAATCTTTATGGACTTGTAGGGGGAGACGCTAATGCAATTGAGCCGGGCAAAAGACCCCTTAGCTCCATGTCGCCTACTATTGTGCTCAAACAGAATAAAGTCTTTATGGTGGTGGGTAGCCCCGGAGGGGCGCGCATCATCACCACCGTGTTGCAGGTGATCAGCAATGTCATCGATCATGGCATGAATATCTCTCAGGCTGTGAGCGCGCCACGCTTCCACATGCAATGGTTGCCCGATGAAATCCGCACCGAACCCTTTGGCATGGTTAAAGATGTGCAGGAAAATTTAGAGAAAATGGGTTACAAAATTGTTGTGAAGCCCGTTATGGGTGATGTAAATGCGATTGTTGTGGATCAAAAAAGTCGCCTCATGTATGGGGCACAAGACCCTCGTAAAGAGTTTTAA
- a CDS encoding DNA polymerase III subunit gamma/tau, whose product MPVVLALKYRPKHFQDLVGQESVSKTLSLALEQGRLAHAYLFSGLRGSGKTSSARIFARALQCEKAPTSTPCDVCANCVDALQNKHVDIIEMDGASNRRIEDIREVIEQTKYQPSMGAFKIFIIDEVHMLTKEAFNALLKTLEEPPPRVKFILATTDPLKLPATILSRTQHFHFKKIPPKAIVAHLQHILSLEGVQYQEGVLEILARSGGGSLRDTLTLTEQAINYSAGPLTLEMITRMLGLVDMQVLHDFFQALRDNPERICDSLRLFEEYDPQVVLDEMSLFLKEALLHKTFPLNLVDAWMGVLAQAKSLLHAGVDGGFVLTLSALKMQATPTPQAPSLSQRPAPIPTQTPTPPPAPPKQPTPQELFEKLIVRIHAHNPDLGNLFKKFVQFHAFENKTLWWVSRADAHAKGILMQHFELIKQLVAEVFGEGVQAQALKVTSPSEPPPPPSATPPPTAPNLREQFMQENSNLVGAMQEHLGIVDVKVEKS is encoded by the coding sequence ATGCCTGTGGTTCTAGCTCTTAAATATCGCCCTAAACATTTTCAGGATTTGGTAGGACAAGAAAGCGTGTCTAAAACCCTAAGTTTGGCTTTAGAGCAGGGGCGTTTAGCGCATGCCTATTTGTTTAGTGGGCTTAGGGGTTCGGGCAAGACTTCTAGCGCGCGCATTTTTGCCCGCGCCTTGCAGTGTGAAAAAGCCCCCACCAGCACTCCCTGCGATGTCTGCGCTAATTGTGTTGATGCGCTACAAAATAAGCATGTAGACATTATCGAAATGGATGGCGCGTCTAACCGCCGTATTGAAGACATACGAGAAGTGATTGAGCAGACCAAGTACCAACCTAGCATGGGAGCTTTTAAGATTTTTATTATCGATGAAGTGCACATGCTCACTAAGGAAGCCTTTAATGCTTTGCTAAAAACGCTTGAAGAACCTCCTCCTCGTGTCAAATTCATTTTGGCCACTACAGATCCTCTCAAACTCCCCGCCACCATTCTTAGCCGCACCCAGCATTTTCATTTTAAAAAAATCCCCCCTAAAGCCATTGTGGCGCATTTGCAACACATCTTAAGTTTGGAGGGCGTGCAATACCAAGAGGGGGTCTTAGAGATATTAGCTAGAAGTGGGGGAGGGAGCTTGCGAGACACTTTAACTCTCACTGAGCAGGCCATTAATTACAGTGCAGGTCCCCTCACTCTTGAGATGATTACACGGATGTTAGGTCTAGTGGACATGCAAGTTTTGCATGATTTTTTTCAAGCTCTTAGGGATAATCCGGAGCGCATCTGTGACTCTTTGAGACTTTTTGAAGAATACGACCCGCAAGTGGTGCTTGATGAGATGTCTCTTTTTCTTAAAGAAGCTCTGCTCCATAAAACTTTTCCACTGAATTTAGTGGATGCGTGGATGGGTGTTTTGGCCCAAGCCAAGTCTCTTTTGCATGCGGGCGTGGATGGGGGTTTTGTCTTAACTCTGAGCGCGCTCAAAATGCAAGCAACGCCCACACCTCAAGCGCCATCACTCTCTCAACGCCCAGCACCAATACCCACTCAAACTCCAACACCACCTCCAGCACCACCCAAACAACCCACCCCTCAAGAACTTTTTGAGAAGCTTATTGTAAGGATTCATGCTCATAATCCCGATTTGGGCAACCTCTTTAAAAAATTTGTCCAATTCCATGCTTTTGAAAATAAAACTCTTTGGTGGGTTTCAAGAGCGGATGCCCATGCTAAAGGAATTTTGATGCAACATTTTGAGTTGATCAAACAACTTGTAGCAGAGGTCTTTGGTGAGGGCGTGCAGGCTCAAGCCCTAAAGGTTACTTCTCCCTCAGAGCCTCCCCCCCCTCCTTCTGCAACTCCTCCCCCCACAGCTCCGAATTTACGCGAGCAATTCATGCAAGAAAACTCCAATTTAGTAGGGGCGATGCAAGAGCATTTAGGGATTGTTGATGTCAAGGTGGAAAAATCTTGA